A portion of the Magnolia sinica isolate HGM2019 chromosome 17, MsV1, whole genome shotgun sequence genome contains these proteins:
- the LOC131231147 gene encoding pectinesterase inhibitor: MAHLSFSLHLIIFLLIRPSSARVIPMASADLINKVCQSNLNPPACVQLFNSVPETKTADLAGLGRISLNLAQHLVSETLDYISYLDGKTTDQRLHDIFKTCNKWYDFAKTAVDTAMKDLNDGAYTPMNENSWGAGEAALTCEEEFENAPSRPSPLSDRNDLMYRLGQMATAISNMLQDPTPPAE; this comes from the coding sequence atggcccacctcagtttCTCACTCCATCTGATCATCTTTCTCCTCATCCGTCCATCATCAGCCCGTGTGATCCCAATGGCCAGTGCTGATCTAATCAACAAGGTCTGCCAATCTAACCTGAATCCACCCGCCTGTGTCCAGCTATTCAACTCGGTCCCCGAAACAAAGACCGCTGATCTTGCAGGCCTTGGTCGGATCTCCCTCAATCTGGCCCAGCATCTCGTATCTGAGACGTTGGATTACATCTCCTACCTAGATGGCAAAACCACCGATCAACGGCTGCACGACATTTTCAAAACGTGTAACAAGTGGTACGATTTTGCCAAGACAGCCGTCGATACTGCAATGAAGGACTTGAACGATGGGGCCTACACGCCGATGAACGAGAACTCGTGGGGCGCTGGAGAAGCGGCTTTAACGTGTGAGGAAGAGTTCGAAAATGCTCCTAGCCGTCCATCACCGCTGTCGGACAGGAATGACTTGATGTACCGACTGGGTCAGATGGCCACTGCCATTTCTAATATGCTGCAGGATCCAACGCCACCTGCtgaatga